From Myxococcus xanthus, one genomic window encodes:
- a CDS encoding S41 family peptidase, with the protein MLEATTDTVFVGSPTSGTNGDITRALLPGGVVFTFTGQAVLHGDGRQLQKKGLEPHVKVRPTLAGRQAGRDELLERALQVLREETTPKVATRKE; encoded by the coding sequence ATGCTGGAGGCCACCACGGACACCGTCTTCGTGGGCAGCCCCACCTCGGGGACCAATGGGGACATCACCCGGGCGCTGCTGCCGGGCGGAGTCGTCTTCACCTTCACCGGGCAGGCCGTGCTTCACGGCGACGGGCGCCAGCTCCAGAAGAAGGGGCTGGAGCCCCACGTGAAGGTGCGGCCCACCCTCGCGGGCCGCCAGGCGGGCCGGGACGAGTTGCTGGAGCGCGCCCTCCAGGTGCTGCGTGAAGAGACCACTCCGAAGGTGGCGACGCGCAAGGAGTGA